In Mycolicibacterium nivoides, the DNA window TGATGCTCACCGTCTGGACCTTGCCGTCGGGGATCTCGCTGGCCGCCACTGCGCCGTCGATCGCCGCGACGATCGCGCTGGTGGGTACATCGGTGGTGACGAACAGATTCTGCTGAAGGGCCTCGGTGTCGTCGTCGTAATCGATGGGACGCGACGGTCCGACCGCGCCTGACGTATAGCTCCATTCGTTCAGCTCGGTCGGCGCGTTCGGGTCGATCGCCTCGACCTTGAGCAGGCTGGGCGTGATGACGACGTCGACCACCTGCATCGGGTTGGCACCGACCTTCCCCGCGATCGCCGCATAGGCGTTGTCGATGCCCTCGGCGGTGAACAGGTTGCCCGAGACCGCTTCGGTGATCTTCTCGGTACCCGAGGAGACGACCTTCTCGGCCGCCCCGGCGGCAGCGTCCCTGATCTCGGTCACCTTCGAGCAACCACTCAGTGCCGAGGCGGCAATCAGTGTGGCGCCAAGCGCGATACCGAAGCGGGTGAGTTTCATCGGGTCCTCTCAACTGTTCTGTCCCGGCACTTTCGGCACGGGAACCTGCGTAAAGACTGTGCGAACGCTGGAAGGCTACCGATCCCAACTCCGGCCATGGTGAGCCACCTCACCCCACCCGTTAGATTCGACCGATGGCGCAGTCCATTCTGGTCGTAGGTGCCGGTATCACCGGCCTTGCCACCGCAGTCGCGTTGCAGCGGCAGGGATATGAGGTCACCGTCCTCGAAACCCGCACCGACACCACCACGGGCGCGGGCATCAGCATCTGGCCCAACGCTTTGGCTGCGCTCGACGAGATCGGGCTCGGCGACGCGGTGCGCGGGTCCGGCGGACGGGTCACCGCCGGCGCGATGCGCTGGCACGACGGCACCTGGCTGCGGCGACCGGCGCCCGACCGCATGATCCGGGCGCTGGGCGAACCGCTGGTGGTGATCCACCGGACGACGTTGACCGAGATCCTCACCACGGCCCTGCACCCGGGCACGGTCGAATACGGGCTCGGGGTGCAGTCGCTCGACGACCACGACGGCGGCGTGCGTGTTCGGTTGTCCGACGGATCCGAGAGGAAGGCCACCTCGGTGATCGGCGCCGACGGAGTGGATTCCGTGGTGGCACGTCACCTCAACGGCCCGCTGGAACGTCGCTACGCCGGGTACACGGCCTGGCGCGGGGTCGCCGACTGCACCATCGACCCCGAACTCTCGGGCGAGACGATGGCCCCCGGGATGGAAGCCGGCCATGTCCCGCTCGGTACCGATCACACCTACTGGTTCGCCACCCAACGGGCTCCGCAGGGACACACCAACGACGACGGGGAGCTGAGTCACCTCCAACGCATCTTCGGCAGCTGGGCCGACCCCATCCCGGCGGTGCTCGCCGCGACCGATCCCGAACAGGTGCTGCGCAACGACCTCTACGACCGCACCCCGGCGCGGCGATGGGCGCGGGGACCAGTGGTGATCGCCGGGGACGCCGCACATCCGATGCGCCCGCATCTGGGCCAGGGCGGATGCCAGGGGCTGGAGGACGCGGCGACGCTGGCCGGCCTCGCCGTCCGGGAGCCGGATTTGCCGACCGCCTTCGCCCGCTTCGCGGCCCTGCGCCGGAAGCGGGTCATGCGGATCGTGCGGGAGTCACAGTTGATCGGGCGGGTCGTGAACCTGCGCCCGCCGGCGCTCAGCGCCGCGGCCACCCGGGCGACCGTTGTCGTGCCCGAGTTCGTGTTGACCCGGCACCTGGCCTCGATCGCCGCGCGCGGGGCATTCACCCCGGTCCGCTGAGCTCAGTGCGGCACGCCGAAGGCCCCGAGCGGATCCAGGAAGGTCGTGCAGATCCGGCGCAGGTCGAAGATTCCCAGCACCGAGCCGGGACGCACAGCCTGGCAGCCGGTCGGCGCACCGGGGGCTGCCCAGCCCGCAGGCATTCCGCCCCGGACGCCGCACTTGGGCCAGGCTCCGATCCCCTGGGTCGCGAGGACGTTCTCGGCCACCCTTATCTGCTCTTCGCGGGACGCGGTGGCAGGCGATCCGATTCCGCCGTGCGAGGCCCAGGTGGCGGGTTTGAACTGCAGGCCGCCGTAGTGACCGTTGCCGGTGTCGATGGACCAGTTGCCGCCCGATTCGCAGTCGGCGATCGCATCCCAGTTCACGGTGTCCGCACCAGCGGTGGCCGTCGAGGCGAACATGGGTGCCAGCATGAGGCCCGCCGACGTCGCAGCAAGCCAGAAAGCCCTGGTTAACGCCCTTCGTATGGTCATCTCACGGCCCTTCCCCGACCTTTGACACCAAGGACCGCTGCAGATGCCGATCACGTTCGTGCAACTGTGCGGTCACTAATGGGTTCGTGTGACCAACGTCACGCGTTACAGAGGGGGCAGAAGTTTTTTCAGAGGTAGCCGAGGCTGGAGCAACCGGAGGGCCTTCTGATGAAACAGAAGCGGCGCCGGGCAGAGGCCCGGCGCCGCTTCGTATCAAGTTGTCAGTGGCTCACGTTGTGAGCGGCTCTGTCCTAGCCGCGCTTGCCGCACACCGGCCACGCGCCGATGCCCTGGGAGCGCAGCACATTCTCAGCGACCCGGATCTGCTCGGCACGCGAGGCCTGGTGGGGAGAACCCGAGCCACCGTTGGCGCGCCAGGTGCCCATGTTGAACTGCAGGCCACCGTAGTACCCGTTACCTGTGTTGATCGCCCAGTTGCCACCCGACTCACAGGCAGCGACGGCGTCCCAGTTGACGCTGTCCGCATTGGCGGTACCGGCACCCAGTGCCACGGGAGCCACAGCGAGCGCTCCAGCAATGATGCCCAGCCCAAACGTCTTGCGGATGTTCTTCACTTCGTTCCTCTCGCCAAGCGCGCGCCAAACAGCACCCGCCAGGCGGGTGCGGAAGCCTGAATCCAGGCCGGAGGGGTTGGTTCGCGCCGTCTCGGTCAGGCACGAAAGGGAGGGCCACAGTGCCCGGCCCGGGATCAGACCCAGGCCCCCGCGTCGGGCGTAATCGCCACCGCGGCCCCACTCACACGCAGGTTCTTGGTGTTGAAATTATTTGCTCCCTGTGGAGACGCTTTGGACCGTACAAAGGTCTCGGAGAGAAGTCACCTCGATGTAGAAGCGATCGCGGAAAGATCACGGACAGATAACGAGACGCTGAACGAATCGTTTGTGCAGGTCAGCGACGGATAGTCGTCGTTACCGTTTCGTGATCGGCGCAAACGGAAAGTGAGGCAGATCACCCATTTTTTGTGAACTGGCCCACTTGATTCCGGTGCGATATCGCGAGCAAACAACACTTGGGACAACAAAGTCGCTGGTAGAAGCCATCGGCGAGTGTCACTACGCGCCACACCAAGAGAATCTGTTCGCTACAGACACCTGGCTCCCCGAGCCAGCGCCGACATCCGATCATCCTGGCACACAAGGGATATCGCCTCCGTCGTCCACCGCGGACAGGGCCGAACCGTCCCATGTCCGACACCCGCAGAGTCGGTAGCTGACTCGCCAAACAGACTGAGCTACAAGGTCTTTCACCACCGCGACTCGAATCGTCAGTCAGCCCGGCCAACCCTGCGGCACGAATCCGAATCGCTCGGATCCGACAAACCGAGCGGTCAGGGGCCTTTTGGCACAAACTTAGACACGCTGAACACCTGCCGCAGCGAATAGCGAGCGAAGTTCCCACACTGCGCAACAAGTCGAATGATCATGAGCGCCAGTGACTTTCACGCACACCCGATGGCCATCTACGGATGACGTTTTCCGAATTGATCCGACTTCCAGGAGCTCAAATACGGTGAAATACCGTGCCAATTATCTCGGTACGATAAATTCAGCCCAGTTGGCGTGCTAATTCGCAATTTGCTGAGATTTGTCCGTCACATAACTCGGCTCAGGGCAGATCGGCCGCGGTGTTGACGTTGGTCAGCGCGCGCTGCGGTGCCATCACGATCCGCTGCGTATCGACGGACTCGGCCAGCGCCCGCATGCTGCGCCGGCCGTTGCGCACCAGATCGGCGATCTGCTCGGTGAGCGCACTGCGGTAGATCCCCGCCAGGTAGTGGTCCCTGCCGTCCCACGGCAACACGATATCGGCAGGTGACCGCTCCGCAGAGGCCGCCAGGGTGTCGATCAGCTCCGACGACAGATACGGCATGTCCACGGCGCAGACGAAGGCGCGGTCCAGGCCGGCCTCCGCAACGGCACGCAGTCCGCGACCCGTCGCCACCAGCGGCCCGACTCCACGCACCTCGTCACGGAGCACCTCGGCGCTCAGCGGCGGCAGTGGCTGGCCGGGCGCTGCGATCACGAAGACCGGTGAACAGCGCCTACTCACCGCGGCGACCACATGCTCGACCATCGTCGAGCCGTCGAACGGCAACGTCGCCTTGTCGCGCCCCATACGGCGCGAAGCCCCGCCCGCCAGAACTACGGCGGCGAGCGGGGCTGTGCTCAGGTTGTTTTGGTCAGCGGGGTCAGTCGACGGTCCAGGTGTCTTTGCCACGCAGCAAGGATTGCAGAGCTGCGGTGTCATGAGGCTTGGATTCGATGGCCGTGTTGACCTGCTGGCGCGCGGCGTCGTCGTAGGTGGGCCGGCTGACCTTGCGGAAGATACCCATCACCATGTGATCGAGGTTCTGCTCGCTCAGCCGCGACAGCGCGAAAGCATAGGCAGGGTCATCGATCTCGGCGTTGTGCACCACGATGTCGGCGGCCGCGACGTCGGCGGTCTTGGCGACCTCCAGGCCGTACCCGGACTTGACCACGCAGTACTCGCCGTCGGTACCGAACTTGATCGGCTCACCGTGGGTGACGTTGATCAGCCGTTCCTCGGCGCCTTCCTTGCGGAGCGCGTCGAACGATCCGTCGTTGAAGATCGGGCAGTCCTGCATGATCTCCACCAGCGCGGCGCCGCGGTGCTCGGCCGCGCCGCGCAGCACCTCGGACAGACCCTTGCGATCGGAGTCCAGCGCGCGGCCGACGAACGTGGCCTCCGCTCCCAGCGCCAGCGACACCGGGTTGAACGGGTAATCCAGCGAACCCATCGGGGTCGACTTGGTCACCTTGCCGACCTCGGAGGTCGGCGAGTACTGACCCTTGGTCAGGCCGTAGATCCGGTTGTTGAACAGCAGGATCGTGAGGTTGACGTTGCGGCGCAGCGCGTGGATCAGGTGGTTACCACCGATCGACAGGGAGTCACCGTCACCGGTGACGACCCACACCGACAGGTCCGGACGGGCCAGGGCCAGGCCGGTGGCGATGGTGGGGGCGCGACCATGGATCGAGTGGAAGCCGTAGGTCTCCAGGTAGTACGGGAACCGACTGGAGCAGCCGATACCGCTGATGAACGCGATGTTCTCGCGCTTGAGGCCCAACTCTGGCAGGAAGTTGCGGATGGTGTTGAGGATGACGTAGTCACCGCATCCCGGGCACCAGCGGACCTCCTGGTCACTGGTGAAGTCCTTGCCCTTCTGCGGCTGGTCGGTGGTGGGCACCAGGGCGTTCTTGGTCAGTCCCGCCTCTGTCAGCCCCAGGTCTGCGCCGATCAGATCAGTCATGCGTTCGCTCCCACACCGCTCGCCTCAACCTCAATCGTGGCCGCCGCCAACCGGGCGAACTTGGCCTTGTCACTTTCCTTCTCACCGAGTGTGCCGTCCAGGGCCGCATCGATGATGCCTTCGACCTCGTCGGCGAGGAAGGCCATGCCCTCCACCTTGGTCACCGACTGGACGTCGACCAGGTACTTGCCGCGCAGCAGCAGCGCCAGCTGGCCCAGGTTCATCTCCGGCACCACCACGTTCGGGTAGCGACGCAGCACCTCACCGAGGTTGGTCGGGAAGGGGTTGAGGTGGCGCAGATGGGCCTGGGCCACCTTGATGCCCTTGCGCCGGGCCCGCCGGCAGGCCTCGCCGATCGGGCCGTAGCTGCTCCCCCAGCCCAGCATCAGCAGTTCGGCGTCGCCGGTGGGGTCGTCGACCTCCAGATCGGGCACCTTGATGCCGGCGATCTTCTCCTGGCGCAACCGCACCATGAGGTCGTGGTTCTTGGGCTCGTACGAGATGTTGCCCGAGCCGTTGGCGGCCTCAAGACCACCGATCCGGTGCTCCAGGCCCGGAGTGCCGGGCACCGCGAACTGACGGGCCAGGGTCTCGGGGTCGCGCGCGTAGGGAGCGAACGGCTCGCCGGACTTGGCGAACGTGTGCTCGATCGGCGGGTAGGTGCTGATGTCCGGAATCTGCCAGGGCTCAGAGCCGTTGGCGACCGCACCGTCGGACAGGATGATGACCGGGGTGTGGTAGTCGATCGCGATCCGCGAGGCCTCCACGGCGATGTCGAAGCAGTCCGACGGCGACTTCGGGGCGAGGACCGCGACGGGCGATTCCCCGTTGCGGCCGAACAGCGCCTGCAACAGGTCGGCCTGCTCGGTCTTGGTCGGCAGACCCGTCGACGGGCCACCGCGCTGCACGTCGACGATGAGCAGCGGCAGTTCGGTCATCACGGCCAGGCCGATCGCCTCGGATTTGAGCGAGACACCCGGGCCCGAGGTGCTGGTGACACCCAGCGCGCCGCCGTAGGAGGCACCGATTGCCGCACCGATGCCGGCGATCTCGTCCTCGGCCTGGAAGGTCAGCACGTTGAAGTTCTTGTGCTTGGACAGCTCGTGGAGGATGTCCGACGCCGGAGTGATCGGGTAGGTGCCCAGCACCACCTGGATCTGGGCCAGGTGCCCGGCGGCCACGATGCCGTAGGCCAGCGCGGTGTTACCCGAGATCTGCCGGTATTCACCCGACTTCAGCTTCGCCGGCGACACCTCGTAGGTGGTGGCGAATGCCTCGGTGGTCTCTCCGTAGTTCCAGCCGGCCTTCAGGGCCAGGACGTTGGCCTCGGCCACATCGGGCTTGCGGGAGAATTTCTCCCGGATGAAGGCCTCACTGTGCTCGAGCTCGCGGCCGTACATCCAGGACAGCAGGCCGAGGGCGAACATGTTCTTGGCGCGCTGGCCGTCCTTCTTGGTGGCGCCGATCACCTCGACGGCGCCCAAGGTCAGCGTCGTCATCGCAACGGAGGTCACCACGTAGTCGGACAACGTGTCATCCTCTAGCGGATTGTTGTCGTATCCGACCTTTGCGAGGTTGCGCTTGGTGAACTCATCGGAGTTGGCGATGATCAGGCCGCCGCGGGGAAGGTCTGACACGTTGGCCTTGAGCGCGGCGGGATTCATCGCCACGAGCACGTCGGGGCGGTCTCCGGCGGTCAGGATGTCGTAGTCGGCGATCTGGATCTGGAACGACGACACACCGGGCAGAGTGCCCTGTGGCGCGCGGATCTCGGCCGGGTAATTCGGCTGGGTTGCCAGGTCGTTTCCGAACAGTGCAGCTTCAGAAGTGAAGCGGTCACCGGTCAGCTGCATACCGTCGCCGGAGTCGCCGGCGAAGCGGATGACGACCTTCTCCAGCTTCTGCCGCGGCGCGGCGCCATTGCCGTTGCCGTTCTCACCCACGGCTACCGCCTTTCACACGTTCTTTGACCACGTCTTTCCGGGCCGCTGTCATGTGACGCGCCGCCGGATCGAACGTCCACCGAATTTTGATGTCACTACCAGTACCGATTATTGCACTGCTCTTAGGCTGCGCTTCACC includes these proteins:
- a CDS encoding FAD-dependent oxidoreductase, which encodes MAQSILVVGAGITGLATAVALQRQGYEVTVLETRTDTTTGAGISIWPNALAALDEIGLGDAVRGSGGRVTAGAMRWHDGTWLRRPAPDRMIRALGEPLVVIHRTTLTEILTTALHPGTVEYGLGVQSLDDHDGGVRVRLSDGSERKATSVIGADGVDSVVARHLNGPLERRYAGYTAWRGVADCTIDPELSGETMAPGMEAGHVPLGTDHTYWFATQRAPQGHTNDDGELSHLQRIFGSWADPIPAVLAATDPEQVLRNDLYDRTPARRWARGPVVIAGDAAHPMRPHLGQGGCQGLEDAATLAGLAVREPDLPTAFARFAALRRKRVMRIVRESQLIGRVVNLRPPALSAAATRATVVVPEFVLTRHLASIAARGAFTPVR
- a CDS encoding transglycosylase family protein yields the protein MTIRRALTRAFWLAATSAGLMLAPMFASTATAGADTVNWDAIADCESGGNWSIDTGNGHYGGLQFKPATWASHGGIGSPATASREEQIRVAENVLATQGIGAWPKCGVRGGMPAGWAAPGAPTGCQAVRPGSVLGIFDLRRICTTFLDPLGAFGVPH
- a CDS encoding transglycosylase family protein, which produces MKNIRKTFGLGIIAGALAVAPVALGAGTANADSVNWDAVAACESGGNWAINTGNGYYGGLQFNMGTWRANGGSGSPHQASRAEQIRVAENVLRSQGIGAWPVCGKRG
- the mobA gene encoding molybdenum cofactor guanylyltransferase, giving the protein MSTAPLAAVVLAGGASRRMGRDKATLPFDGSTMVEHVVAAVSRRCSPVFVIAAPGQPLPPLSAEVLRDEVRGVGPLVATGRGLRAVAEAGLDRAFVCAVDMPYLSSELIDTLAASAERSPADIVLPWDGRDHYLAGIYRSALTEQIADLVRNGRRSMRALAESVDTQRIVMAPQRALTNVNTAADLP
- a CDS encoding 2-oxoacid:ferredoxin oxidoreductase subunit beta, whose translation is MTDLIGADLGLTEAGLTKNALVPTTDQPQKGKDFTSDQEVRWCPGCGDYVILNTIRNFLPELGLKRENIAFISGIGCSSRFPYYLETYGFHSIHGRAPTIATGLALARPDLSVWVVTGDGDSLSIGGNHLIHALRRNVNLTILLFNNRIYGLTKGQYSPTSEVGKVTKSTPMGSLDYPFNPVSLALGAEATFVGRALDSDRKGLSEVLRGAAEHRGAALVEIMQDCPIFNDGSFDALRKEGAEERLINVTHGEPIKFGTDGEYCVVKSGYGLEVAKTADVAAADIVVHNAEIDDPAYAFALSRLSEQNLDHMVMGIFRKVSRPTYDDAARQQVNTAIESKPHDTAALQSLLRGKDTWTVD
- a CDS encoding 2-oxoacid:acceptor oxidoreductase subunit alpha, coding for MGENGNGNGAAPRQKLEKVVIRFAGDSGDGMQLTGDRFTSEAALFGNDLATQPNYPAEIRAPQGTLPGVSSFQIQIADYDILTAGDRPDVLVAMNPAALKANVSDLPRGGLIIANSDEFTKRNLAKVGYDNNPLEDDTLSDYVVTSVAMTTLTLGAVEVIGATKKDGQRAKNMFALGLLSWMYGRELEHSEAFIREKFSRKPDVAEANVLALKAGWNYGETTEAFATTYEVSPAKLKSGEYRQISGNTALAYGIVAAGHLAQIQVVLGTYPITPASDILHELSKHKNFNVLTFQAEDEIAGIGAAIGASYGGALGVTSTSGPGVSLKSEAIGLAVMTELPLLIVDVQRGGPSTGLPTKTEQADLLQALFGRNGESPVAVLAPKSPSDCFDIAVEASRIAIDYHTPVIILSDGAVANGSEPWQIPDISTYPPIEHTFAKSGEPFAPYARDPETLARQFAVPGTPGLEHRIGGLEAANGSGNISYEPKNHDLMVRLRQEKIAGIKVPDLEVDDPTGDAELLMLGWGSSYGPIGEACRRARRKGIKVAQAHLRHLNPFPTNLGEVLRRYPNVVVPEMNLGQLALLLRGKYLVDVQSVTKVEGMAFLADEVEGIIDAALDGTLGEKESDKAKFARLAAATIEVEASGVGANA